The sequence below is a genomic window from Colletotrichum destructivum chromosome 4, complete sequence.
GCCATGGTGAGTGTGCTACGGTGTCTGCCACGCCCCTCATTTGAACCATGGGGTTGCTGACAGGCTCTTTCAGGGTTGAAAAGTACCGACCAGTGAGCCTCGCCGACGTGTCCGGTCACCAAGACATCCTTGCGACAATCAACAAGTTTGTTGACTCCAACCGCCTcccccacctcctcctctacGGCCCTCCGGGAACGGGCAAGACATCGACGATCCTCGCCCTTGCGCGACGAATCTACGGTGCCGAGAACATGCGGCAGATGGTCCTCGAGCTCAACGCCTCGGACGACcgcggcatcgacgtcgtGCGCGAGCAGATCAAGACGTTCGCATCGACGAAACAAATCTTCACCCTCGGCCCCTCGGCCAAgtcgggcggcggtggcagtATGGCGTCGTACAagctcatcatcctcgacgaggccgacgccatGACCAACACGGCGCAGATGGCCTTGCGCCGCATCATGGAGAAGTACACTGTCAACACGCGGTTCTGCATCATCGCAAACTACTCGCATAAGCTCTCGCCTGCCCTGCTGTCTAGATGCACGCGCTTCCGTTTCAGCCCGCTGAAAGAGCGGGACATCAGGGTGTTGGTGGACAAAGTCGTTGAGGAGGAGCACGTCAAGATTCTGCCCGAGGCGACGGACGCCCTTGTGAAGCTCAGCAAGGGCGACATGAGAAGGGCTCTCAACGTGCTCCAGGCATGTCATGCGTCGAGTGAGTGGTCCGCGTCTTGAAATCGCATGCCAGTCTTGCTAATCCCGCGTCCCAGGTACACCTCTCCAACCAAAGGGCGCGCCCAAGACCGCCGAAAGCGACATTGTGAGGGAAATGATCTCGACCGAGACGATATACAACTGCATCGCGGCCCCGCAGCCCGATGCTGTCCAGGAGATTCTGGACGTCCTCCTCAGCACAACGGATGTGACGTCCTGCCTGACGACAATCAACACGTTGAAGGTGGCGCGGGGTTTGGCGCTGGCGGACATCATAACGGCGCTCGCCGAGCAGCTTGCCACGTTGGAGGTCAAGCCGGAGATTATGATTCAGTGGCTGGACGGGCTCGCTGACATTGAGCACCGggtggcgggcggcggcagcgaagCCGTGCAGACGGGGGCCGTCGTGGGCGTCATTCGGAGCGGGGCGGAGTTGATGAGTAAATAGACCGGGTCACTGGGGTAAAGGGAATGGCGTGGGCAGAACAAAAGATAGATAATTCACGATGTTATGATCATCCATCCTTGTCTGCCGGACCAGTTCTTCAGGGAGGAATGCCGAGCAGGCGTCATCCATACCGCATTTTTGGAAGTAGACTGGCCCTCCCCTTGATGTGACGTAGGTAGAATGGCTGCTCCTCACTTACTTGGGAGGCTTGCGACAACACAACAGCATCTCCACCGTCATCCCTTTTGAGCAAGAGTGAATTATCGCAGCTCACCGGCCGTGGTCCACAACGCCTGGTTACCCGTGGAGACGTCGCCTGCTGCTTCTGTTATCCGAGGTTTCCCAAATCTGGCCGCAAAACGTGTTGTGGGCATGAGTCAAGGATGCGACGGAAACTCCGTAGCCAGCATCTGAAACCTTTGGATGTCCGGCCTTGATGCAGATCAAATCATCAAAAGTCAAATTGAGCACGCGGAGTGTATTACAAGCAAACCCCAATGCCTGAAATTAGAACCGATGAATCGTAATTTGTATGTACAGcgtaaaaaaaaaaaaaaagggatACTAAGTCAATGGACCTGTCTATCGCGTAAACGCACTAGA
It includes:
- a CDS encoding Putative AAA+ ATPase domain, ATPase, AAA-type, core, replication factor C: MSDYDDEMDVDVPVSKDITFSSDAKQGKRSAANLPVEAEDSLPWVEKYRPVSLADVSGHQDILATINKFVDSNRLPHLLLYGPPGTGKTSTILALARRIYGAENMRQMVLELNASDDRGIDVVREQIKTFASTKQIFTLGPSAKSGGGGSMASYKLIILDEADAMTNTAQMALRRIMEKYTVNTRFCIIANYSHKLSPALLSRCTRFRFSPLKERDIRVLVDKVVEEEHVKILPEATDALVKLSKGDMRRALNVLQACHASSTPLQPKGAPKTAESDIVREMISTETIYNCIAAPQPDAVQEILDVLLSTTDVTSCLTTINTLKVARGLALADIITALAEQLATLEVKPEIMIQWLDGLADIEHRVAGGGSEAVQTGAVVGVIRSGAELMSK